In Methyloterricola oryzae, a single window of DNA contains:
- a CDS encoding transposase codes for MAGHRYPESGRQSELYPGPLEFSDRLAALVPPPRKHRQRYHGVLAPNSSLRPAVTVYASLPLEASLPSVPLQEDTRAPEDPSK; via the coding sequence TTGGCTGGACACCGATACCCGGAGTCAGGTCGTCAGTCTGAGCTATATCCTGGGCCCCTGGAGTTTTCGGATCGTCTCGCCGCCCTGGTTCCGCCACCGCGCAAGCACCGGCAGCGCTACCACGGCGTGTTGGCGCCGAATTCGTCCCTGCGACCGGCAGTCACGGTCTACGCCAGCCTGCCTCTTGAGGCCTCGCTGCCATCCGTGCCACTTCAGGAAGACACCCGAGCACCCGAGGACCCGAGCAAATGA